One window from the genome of Ovis canadensis isolate MfBH-ARS-UI-01 breed Bighorn chromosome 21, ARS-UI_OviCan_v2, whole genome shotgun sequence encodes:
- the HPS5 gene encoding BLOC-2 complex member HPS5 isoform X1 produces MTFVPVIPESYSHVLAEFEPLDPLLSALRLDSARLKCTSIAVSRKWLALGSSGGGLNLIQKEGWKHRLFLSHREGAVSQIACCLHDDDYVAVATSQGLVVVWELNQERRGKPERIYVSSEHKGRKVTALCWDTAILRVFVGDHLGKVSAIKLNTSKQAKAAAAFVMFPVQTITTVDSCVVQLDYLDGRLLVSSLTRSFLCDTEREKFWKIGNKERDGEYGACFFPGRCSAGQQPLIYCARPGSRMWEVNFDGEVLSTHQFKKLLSSPPLPVINLRSEPQYDHTIGSSQSLSFPKLLHVSEHCVLTWTERGIYIFIPQNVQVLLWSEVKDIQDVAVCKNELFCLHLNGKVSHLSLLSVERCVERLIRRGLWNLAARTCCLFQNSVFVSRGRKTLTVDKLEHLKSQLDLTTCGDLVSQLEELILKLEPLDSACSSRRSSISSHESFSILDSGIYRIINSRRGSQSDEDSCSLHSQTLSEDERLKEFASHQEEDQPDHCCGSQGSEDNVSHASVTFETDKSETFLPFGIPLSFRSPSPLVSLQAVKESVSSFVRKTTEKIGTLHASPDLKVRQEPRGDEQSCEEDVSPVTRPKEEDTEEKEEITSCPPEEDKFQELTVATAEAMTKLQDPLVLFEPKSLRMVLQEWLSQLEKTFAMKDFSGISDTGSSSTESNQDMLLLDESKKGILDEEYEKEERDSSGNEETIDQIACESVNSLREPLDNDVFQICSPWSIADSLQKDLAELTTLCLELSVFSSEIKSTSGHGDHTLQQCSLEMLTCQFLKKYFFLLDLKRAKESVKLSYPKSPCVWDTFIEGLKEMVSSSPTHIKMEEGDLPTRLKLLEDSVPFDSPLLIAYTARLYEKFGESALRSLIRFYPSILPSDVMQLCHRNPVQFLAYLDSLVKSRPEDQRPSFLESLLQPESLRLDWLLLAVSHDAPPSTSTVDDDGNPRPHSHLFSWDYSQLILHLIKLPADFTMKEKMTDICRSHGFWPGYLILCLELERRREAFTNIVYLNDMSLMEGDNGWIPETVEEWKLLLHLVQNASTKPAPQQSPDGNFSDGPSPITVENVALLLAKAMGPDRAWSLLQECGLTLELSERFTRTCDILRIAEKRQRALIQSMLEKCDRFLWSQQA; encoded by the exons CACGAGCATAGCCGTTTCTCGAAAATGGTTGGCTTTGGGCAGTTCAGGAGGAGGACTCAACCTCATTCAGAAAGAAGGCTGGAAGCACAGGCTTTTTCTTTCTCACAGG GAAGGTGCAGTTTCTCAGATCGCCTGCTGTTTACATGATGACGACTATGTTGCCGTGGCTACCAG TCAAGGTCTTGTAGTTGTTTGGGAATTAAATCAAGAGCGTCGTGGGAAACCAGAACGAATTTATGTGTCTTCAGAACACAAAGGCCGAAAAGTTACAGCTCTCTGTTGGGATACAGCTATTCTTAGAGTATTTGTAGGTGATCATTTGGGAAAAGTTTCTGCCATCAAACTCAACACTTCTAAGCAAGCAAAG GCAGCCGCTGCCTTTGTGATGTTTCCTGTTCAGACAATCACGACAGTTGATTCCTGTGTCGTCCAGTTAGATTATTTGGATGGAAGACTCCTTGTATCTTCGCTTACTCGATCCTTCTTGTGTGACACTGAGAG agaaaaattttggaaaattggaAACAAGGAAAGAGATGGAGAATATGGAGCTTGTTTCTTCCCGGGAAGGTGTTCTGCAGGCCAGCAGCCCCTAATATACTGTGCTCGCCCCGGCTCCAGGATGTGGGAGGTGAACTTTGATGGAGAAGTTTTAAGCACACATCAGTTTAAGAAACTCCTCTCCTCACCACCTCTTCCTGTGATTAATCTAAG ATCAGAACCTCAGTATGATCATACGATTGGATCCTCccagtctttgtctttccccAAACTCTTACATGTTAG TGAGCATTGTGTGCTGACTTGGACAGAAAGaggaatttatattttcattcctcAGAATGTTCAAGTTCTTCTTTGGAGTGAAGTCAAAG ATATTCAGGATGTGGCTGTTTGCAAGAATGAGCTGTTCTGTCTACACCTGAATGGGAAGGTCTCACATCTCTCCCTGTTGTCTGTGGAGCGCTGTGTGGAACGTCTGATAAGGAGAGGCCTGTGGAACCTGGCTGCTCGAACTTGCTGTCTTTTCCAAAATTCtgtctttgtcagcaga GGAAGAAAAACTTTAACTGTAGATAAATTGGAACACTTGAAATCTCAGCTGGACTTAACAACCTGTGGTGATCTAGTTTCCCAACTGGAAGAGTTGATCTTAAAATTGGAACCTTTGGATTCAGCCTGTAGCAGTAGAAGAAGCTCCATTTCATCACAC gaaaGTTTCAGCATCTTGGACTCTGGTATTTATCGTATCATTAATAGTAGAAGAGGCAGTCAGTCAGATGAAGACTCTTGTTCCCTTCACAGCCAGACACTCTCAGAAGATGAGAGACTTAAAGAGTTCGCCTCACATCAAGAAGAGGACCAACCAGATCATTGCTGTGGCTCCCAGGGAAGTGAAG ATAACGTTTCTCACGCATCAGTGACGTTTGAGACGGATAAAAGTGAAACTTTTCTCCCCTTCGGCATTCCATTATCATTTCGTTCTCCGTCTCCTCTTGTGTCTCTTCAGGCCGTCAAGGAGAG TGTTTCCAGCTTTGTGCGTAAAACTACTGAGAAGATTGGCACCCTTCATGCAAGCCCTGATCTGAAAGTGAGACAAGAACCTAGGGGTGATGAGCAGTCCTGTGAAGAGGATGTGAGTCCAGTCACTCGCCCAAAGGAGGAAGACACTGA agaaaaagaagaaataactaGTTGCCCTCCAGAAGAGGACAAGTTCCAAGAGCTCACAGTGGCAACAGCAGAAGCAAT GACCAAGCTACAGGACCCACTGGTTTTATTTGAACCGAAGTCCCTGAGAATGGTTTTACAGGAGTGGCTTTCACAGTTAGAAAAGACATTTGCCATGAAGGACTTTTCAGGCATTTCAGATACTGGCAGCTCATCCACGGAATCAAACCAGGATATGCTATTGCTTGATGAGTCAAAAAAGGGAATATTagatgaagaatatgaaaaagaagaaagggactCTTCAGGCAATGAAGAAACTATTGATCAAATAGCATGTGAATCTGTAAATAGTCTGAGGGAGCCCTTGGATAATGACGTTTTCCAAATATGTTCACCTTGGAGTATAGCAGACAGTCTTCAGAAGGATCTGGCTGAATTGACAACATTGTGTTTGGAACTGAGTGTATTCAGTTCTGAGATCAAAAGTACCAGTGGGCATGGCGACCACACTCTGCAGCAGTGCTCTCTTGAAATGCTGACTTGTCAGTTCCTAAAGAAGTACTTTTTTCTTCTGGATTTGAAAAGAGCAAAGGAGAGCGTCAAGCTGAGTTACCCTAAAAGTCCTTGTGTTTGGGATACTTTTATTGAAGGATTGAAAG AAATGGTGAGTTCTAGTCCTACACATATAAAGATGGAAGAAGGAGACCTTCCAACAAGATTAAAGTTATTGGAGGACTCGGTTCCTTTTGACAGTCCTTTGTTGATTGCGTATACTGCCCG ATTGTATGAGAAATTTGGAGAATCAGCCCTTCGATCCTTAATCAGGTTTTACCCATCCATTTTGCCTTCAGATGTCATGCAACTTTGTCATCGTAATCCTGTTCAGTTTTTGGCCTATTTAGACAGTCTGGTGAAATCAAGGCCCGAAGATCAACG GCCATCCTTCCTTGAGTCCCTTCTACAACCAGAGTCTCTAAGGTTGGATTGGCTGCTGTTGGCTGTGTCCCATGATGCTCCCCCAAGCACCAGCACTGTGGATGATGACGGAAACCCCAG GCCTCATTCCCACTTGTTTTCCTGGGATTACAGTCAGCTCATCCTTCATCTGATTAAACTTCCTGCAGATTTtacaatgaaagagaaaatgactgACATCTGTAGGTCTCATGG TTTCTGGCCTGGATATCTTATTCTCTGTTTGGAgctggagagaagaagagaggccTTCACCAACATTGTGTATCTGAATGATATGAGCTTGATGGAAGGGGACAATG GTTGGATCCCAGAAACTGTGGAAGAGTGGAAGCTTCTCCTGCATCTGGTGCAGAACGCAAGCACAAAGCCAGCCCCCCAGCAGTCACCAGATGGGAACTTCAGCGATGGGCCTTCCCCTATCACTGTGGAGAATGTGGCCCTCCTGCTGGCTAAGGCCATGGGCCCAGACCGGGCCTGGTCGCTGCTCCAGGAATGTGGTTTGACCCTGGAGCTGTCAGAGAGGTTTACCAGAACCTGCGATATCCTGAGAATTGCCGAGAAGAGGCAGAG AGCCTTGATACAAAGCATGCTCGAGAAATGTGATCGGTTTCTCTGGTCTCAGCAGGCCTAG
- the HPS5 gene encoding BLOC-2 complex member HPS5 isoform X3 codes for MTFVPVIPESYSHVLAEFEPLDPLLSALRLDSARLKCTSIAVSRKWLALGSSGGGLNLIQKEGWKHRLFLSHREGAVSQIACCLHDDDYVAVATSQGLVVVWELNQERRGKPERIYVSSEHKGRKVTALCWDTAILRVFVGDHLGKVSAIKLNTSKQAKAAAAFVMFPVQTITTVDSCVVQLDYLDGRLLVSSLTRSFLCDTEREKFWKIGNKERDGEYGACFFPGRCSAGQQPLIYCARPGSRMWEVNFDGEVLSTHQFKKLLSSPPLPVINLRSEPQYDHTIGSSQSLSFPKLLHVSEHCVLTWTERGIYIFIPQNVQVLLWSEVKDIQDVAVCKNELFCLHLNGKVSHLSLLSVERCVERLIRRGLWNLAARTCCLFQNSVFVSRGRKTLTVDKLEHLKSQLDLTTCGDLVSQLEELILKLEPLDSACSSRRSSISSHESFSILDSGIYRIINSRRGSQSDEDSCSLHSQTLSEDERLKEFASHQEEDQPDHCCGSQGSEDNVSHASVTFETDKSETFLPFGIPLSFRSPSPLVSLQAVKESVSSFVRKTTEKIGTLHASPDLKVRQEPRGDEQSCEEDVSPVTRPKEEDTEEKEEITSCPPEEDKFQELTVATAEAMTKLQDPLVLFEPKSLRMVLQEWLSQLEKTFAMKDFSGISDTGSSSTESNQDMLLLDESKKGILDEEYEKEERDSSGNEETIDQIACESVNSLREPLDNDVFQICSPWSIADSLQKDLAELTTLCLELSVFSSEIKSTSGHGDHTLQQCSLEMLTCQFLKKYFFLLDLKRAKESVKLSYPKSPCVWDTFIEGLKEMVSSSPTHIKMEEGDLPTRLKLLEDSVPFDSPLLIAYTARLYEKFGESALRSLIRFYPSILPSDVMQLCHRNPVQFLAYLDSLVKSRPEDQRPSFLESLLQPESLRLDWLLLAVSHDAPPSTSTVDDDGNPRPHSHLFSWDYSQLILHLIKLPADFTMKEKMTDICRSHGFWPGYLILCLELERRREAFTNIVYLNDMSLMEGDNEP; via the exons CACGAGCATAGCCGTTTCTCGAAAATGGTTGGCTTTGGGCAGTTCAGGAGGAGGACTCAACCTCATTCAGAAAGAAGGCTGGAAGCACAGGCTTTTTCTTTCTCACAGG GAAGGTGCAGTTTCTCAGATCGCCTGCTGTTTACATGATGACGACTATGTTGCCGTGGCTACCAG TCAAGGTCTTGTAGTTGTTTGGGAATTAAATCAAGAGCGTCGTGGGAAACCAGAACGAATTTATGTGTCTTCAGAACACAAAGGCCGAAAAGTTACAGCTCTCTGTTGGGATACAGCTATTCTTAGAGTATTTGTAGGTGATCATTTGGGAAAAGTTTCTGCCATCAAACTCAACACTTCTAAGCAAGCAAAG GCAGCCGCTGCCTTTGTGATGTTTCCTGTTCAGACAATCACGACAGTTGATTCCTGTGTCGTCCAGTTAGATTATTTGGATGGAAGACTCCTTGTATCTTCGCTTACTCGATCCTTCTTGTGTGACACTGAGAG agaaaaattttggaaaattggaAACAAGGAAAGAGATGGAGAATATGGAGCTTGTTTCTTCCCGGGAAGGTGTTCTGCAGGCCAGCAGCCCCTAATATACTGTGCTCGCCCCGGCTCCAGGATGTGGGAGGTGAACTTTGATGGAGAAGTTTTAAGCACACATCAGTTTAAGAAACTCCTCTCCTCACCACCTCTTCCTGTGATTAATCTAAG ATCAGAACCTCAGTATGATCATACGATTGGATCCTCccagtctttgtctttccccAAACTCTTACATGTTAG TGAGCATTGTGTGCTGACTTGGACAGAAAGaggaatttatattttcattcctcAGAATGTTCAAGTTCTTCTTTGGAGTGAAGTCAAAG ATATTCAGGATGTGGCTGTTTGCAAGAATGAGCTGTTCTGTCTACACCTGAATGGGAAGGTCTCACATCTCTCCCTGTTGTCTGTGGAGCGCTGTGTGGAACGTCTGATAAGGAGAGGCCTGTGGAACCTGGCTGCTCGAACTTGCTGTCTTTTCCAAAATTCtgtctttgtcagcaga GGAAGAAAAACTTTAACTGTAGATAAATTGGAACACTTGAAATCTCAGCTGGACTTAACAACCTGTGGTGATCTAGTTTCCCAACTGGAAGAGTTGATCTTAAAATTGGAACCTTTGGATTCAGCCTGTAGCAGTAGAAGAAGCTCCATTTCATCACAC gaaaGTTTCAGCATCTTGGACTCTGGTATTTATCGTATCATTAATAGTAGAAGAGGCAGTCAGTCAGATGAAGACTCTTGTTCCCTTCACAGCCAGACACTCTCAGAAGATGAGAGACTTAAAGAGTTCGCCTCACATCAAGAAGAGGACCAACCAGATCATTGCTGTGGCTCCCAGGGAAGTGAAG ATAACGTTTCTCACGCATCAGTGACGTTTGAGACGGATAAAAGTGAAACTTTTCTCCCCTTCGGCATTCCATTATCATTTCGTTCTCCGTCTCCTCTTGTGTCTCTTCAGGCCGTCAAGGAGAG TGTTTCCAGCTTTGTGCGTAAAACTACTGAGAAGATTGGCACCCTTCATGCAAGCCCTGATCTGAAAGTGAGACAAGAACCTAGGGGTGATGAGCAGTCCTGTGAAGAGGATGTGAGTCCAGTCACTCGCCCAAAGGAGGAAGACACTGA agaaaaagaagaaataactaGTTGCCCTCCAGAAGAGGACAAGTTCCAAGAGCTCACAGTGGCAACAGCAGAAGCAAT GACCAAGCTACAGGACCCACTGGTTTTATTTGAACCGAAGTCCCTGAGAATGGTTTTACAGGAGTGGCTTTCACAGTTAGAAAAGACATTTGCCATGAAGGACTTTTCAGGCATTTCAGATACTGGCAGCTCATCCACGGAATCAAACCAGGATATGCTATTGCTTGATGAGTCAAAAAAGGGAATATTagatgaagaatatgaaaaagaagaaagggactCTTCAGGCAATGAAGAAACTATTGATCAAATAGCATGTGAATCTGTAAATAGTCTGAGGGAGCCCTTGGATAATGACGTTTTCCAAATATGTTCACCTTGGAGTATAGCAGACAGTCTTCAGAAGGATCTGGCTGAATTGACAACATTGTGTTTGGAACTGAGTGTATTCAGTTCTGAGATCAAAAGTACCAGTGGGCATGGCGACCACACTCTGCAGCAGTGCTCTCTTGAAATGCTGACTTGTCAGTTCCTAAAGAAGTACTTTTTTCTTCTGGATTTGAAAAGAGCAAAGGAGAGCGTCAAGCTGAGTTACCCTAAAAGTCCTTGTGTTTGGGATACTTTTATTGAAGGATTGAAAG AAATGGTGAGTTCTAGTCCTACACATATAAAGATGGAAGAAGGAGACCTTCCAACAAGATTAAAGTTATTGGAGGACTCGGTTCCTTTTGACAGTCCTTTGTTGATTGCGTATACTGCCCG ATTGTATGAGAAATTTGGAGAATCAGCCCTTCGATCCTTAATCAGGTTTTACCCATCCATTTTGCCTTCAGATGTCATGCAACTTTGTCATCGTAATCCTGTTCAGTTTTTGGCCTATTTAGACAGTCTGGTGAAATCAAGGCCCGAAGATCAACG GCCATCCTTCCTTGAGTCCCTTCTACAACCAGAGTCTCTAAGGTTGGATTGGCTGCTGTTGGCTGTGTCCCATGATGCTCCCCCAAGCACCAGCACTGTGGATGATGACGGAAACCCCAG GCCTCATTCCCACTTGTTTTCCTGGGATTACAGTCAGCTCATCCTTCATCTGATTAAACTTCCTGCAGATTTtacaatgaaagagaaaatgactgACATCTGTAGGTCTCATGG TTTCTGGCCTGGATATCTTATTCTCTGTTTGGAgctggagagaagaagagaggccTTCACCAACATTGTGTATCTGAATGATATGAGCTTGATGGAAGGGGACAATG AGCCTTGA
- the HPS5 gene encoding BLOC-2 complex member HPS5 isoform X2, which translates to MTFVPVIPESYSHVLAEFEPLDPLLSALRLDSARLKCTSIAVSRKWLALGSSGGGLNLIQKEGWKHRLFLSHREGAVSQIACCLHDDDYVAVATSQGLVVVWELNQERRGKPERIYVSSEHKGRKVTALCWDTAILRVFVGDHLGKVSAIKLNTSKQAKAAAAFVMFPVQTITTVDSCVVQLDYLDGRLLVSSLTRSFLCDTEREKFWKIGNKERDGEYGACFFPGRCSAGQQPLIYCARPGSRMWEVNFDGEVLSTHQFKKLLSSPPLPVINLRSEPQYDHTIGSSQSLSFPKLLHVSEHCVLTWTERGIYIFIPQNVQVLLWSEVKDIQDVAVCKNELFCLHLNGKVSHLSLLSVERCVERLIRRGLWNLAARTCCLFQNSVFVSRGRKTLTVDKLEHLKSQLDLTTCGDLVSQLEELILKLEPLDSACSSRRSSISSHESFSILDSGIYRIINSRRGSQSDEDSCSLHSQTLSEDERLKEFASHQEEDQPDHCCGSQGSEDNVSHASVTFETDKSETFLPFGIPLSFRSPSPLVSLQAVKESVSSFVRKTTEKIGTLHASPDLKVRQEPRGDEQSCEEDVSPVTRPKEEDTEEKEEITSCPPEEDKFQELTVATAEAMTKLQDPLVLFEPKSLRMVLQEWLSQLEKTFAMKDFSGISDTGSSSTESNQDMLLLDESKKGILDEEYEKEERDSSGNEETIDQIACESVNSLREPLDNDVFQICSPWSIADSLQKDLAELTTLCLELSVFSSEIKSTSGHGDHTLQQCSLEMLTCQFLKKYFFLLDLKRAKESVKLSYPKSPCVWDTFIEGLKEMVSSSPTHIKMEEGDLPTRLKLLEDSVPFDSPLLIAYTARLYEKFGESALRSLIRFYPSILPSDVMQLCHRNPVQFLAYLDSLVKSRPEDQRPSFLESLLQPESLRLDWLLLAVSHDAPPSTSTVDDDGNPRPHSHLFSWDYSQLILHLIKLPADFTMKEKMTDICRSHGFWPGYLILCLELERRREAFTNIVYLNDMSLMEGDNEIPTA; encoded by the exons CACGAGCATAGCCGTTTCTCGAAAATGGTTGGCTTTGGGCAGTTCAGGAGGAGGACTCAACCTCATTCAGAAAGAAGGCTGGAAGCACAGGCTTTTTCTTTCTCACAGG GAAGGTGCAGTTTCTCAGATCGCCTGCTGTTTACATGATGACGACTATGTTGCCGTGGCTACCAG TCAAGGTCTTGTAGTTGTTTGGGAATTAAATCAAGAGCGTCGTGGGAAACCAGAACGAATTTATGTGTCTTCAGAACACAAAGGCCGAAAAGTTACAGCTCTCTGTTGGGATACAGCTATTCTTAGAGTATTTGTAGGTGATCATTTGGGAAAAGTTTCTGCCATCAAACTCAACACTTCTAAGCAAGCAAAG GCAGCCGCTGCCTTTGTGATGTTTCCTGTTCAGACAATCACGACAGTTGATTCCTGTGTCGTCCAGTTAGATTATTTGGATGGAAGACTCCTTGTATCTTCGCTTACTCGATCCTTCTTGTGTGACACTGAGAG agaaaaattttggaaaattggaAACAAGGAAAGAGATGGAGAATATGGAGCTTGTTTCTTCCCGGGAAGGTGTTCTGCAGGCCAGCAGCCCCTAATATACTGTGCTCGCCCCGGCTCCAGGATGTGGGAGGTGAACTTTGATGGAGAAGTTTTAAGCACACATCAGTTTAAGAAACTCCTCTCCTCACCACCTCTTCCTGTGATTAATCTAAG ATCAGAACCTCAGTATGATCATACGATTGGATCCTCccagtctttgtctttccccAAACTCTTACATGTTAG TGAGCATTGTGTGCTGACTTGGACAGAAAGaggaatttatattttcattcctcAGAATGTTCAAGTTCTTCTTTGGAGTGAAGTCAAAG ATATTCAGGATGTGGCTGTTTGCAAGAATGAGCTGTTCTGTCTACACCTGAATGGGAAGGTCTCACATCTCTCCCTGTTGTCTGTGGAGCGCTGTGTGGAACGTCTGATAAGGAGAGGCCTGTGGAACCTGGCTGCTCGAACTTGCTGTCTTTTCCAAAATTCtgtctttgtcagcaga GGAAGAAAAACTTTAACTGTAGATAAATTGGAACACTTGAAATCTCAGCTGGACTTAACAACCTGTGGTGATCTAGTTTCCCAACTGGAAGAGTTGATCTTAAAATTGGAACCTTTGGATTCAGCCTGTAGCAGTAGAAGAAGCTCCATTTCATCACAC gaaaGTTTCAGCATCTTGGACTCTGGTATTTATCGTATCATTAATAGTAGAAGAGGCAGTCAGTCAGATGAAGACTCTTGTTCCCTTCACAGCCAGACACTCTCAGAAGATGAGAGACTTAAAGAGTTCGCCTCACATCAAGAAGAGGACCAACCAGATCATTGCTGTGGCTCCCAGGGAAGTGAAG ATAACGTTTCTCACGCATCAGTGACGTTTGAGACGGATAAAAGTGAAACTTTTCTCCCCTTCGGCATTCCATTATCATTTCGTTCTCCGTCTCCTCTTGTGTCTCTTCAGGCCGTCAAGGAGAG TGTTTCCAGCTTTGTGCGTAAAACTACTGAGAAGATTGGCACCCTTCATGCAAGCCCTGATCTGAAAGTGAGACAAGAACCTAGGGGTGATGAGCAGTCCTGTGAAGAGGATGTGAGTCCAGTCACTCGCCCAAAGGAGGAAGACACTGA agaaaaagaagaaataactaGTTGCCCTCCAGAAGAGGACAAGTTCCAAGAGCTCACAGTGGCAACAGCAGAAGCAAT GACCAAGCTACAGGACCCACTGGTTTTATTTGAACCGAAGTCCCTGAGAATGGTTTTACAGGAGTGGCTTTCACAGTTAGAAAAGACATTTGCCATGAAGGACTTTTCAGGCATTTCAGATACTGGCAGCTCATCCACGGAATCAAACCAGGATATGCTATTGCTTGATGAGTCAAAAAAGGGAATATTagatgaagaatatgaaaaagaagaaagggactCTTCAGGCAATGAAGAAACTATTGATCAAATAGCATGTGAATCTGTAAATAGTCTGAGGGAGCCCTTGGATAATGACGTTTTCCAAATATGTTCACCTTGGAGTATAGCAGACAGTCTTCAGAAGGATCTGGCTGAATTGACAACATTGTGTTTGGAACTGAGTGTATTCAGTTCTGAGATCAAAAGTACCAGTGGGCATGGCGACCACACTCTGCAGCAGTGCTCTCTTGAAATGCTGACTTGTCAGTTCCTAAAGAAGTACTTTTTTCTTCTGGATTTGAAAAGAGCAAAGGAGAGCGTCAAGCTGAGTTACCCTAAAAGTCCTTGTGTTTGGGATACTTTTATTGAAGGATTGAAAG AAATGGTGAGTTCTAGTCCTACACATATAAAGATGGAAGAAGGAGACCTTCCAACAAGATTAAAGTTATTGGAGGACTCGGTTCCTTTTGACAGTCCTTTGTTGATTGCGTATACTGCCCG ATTGTATGAGAAATTTGGAGAATCAGCCCTTCGATCCTTAATCAGGTTTTACCCATCCATTTTGCCTTCAGATGTCATGCAACTTTGTCATCGTAATCCTGTTCAGTTTTTGGCCTATTTAGACAGTCTGGTGAAATCAAGGCCCGAAGATCAACG GCCATCCTTCCTTGAGTCCCTTCTACAACCAGAGTCTCTAAGGTTGGATTGGCTGCTGTTGGCTGTGTCCCATGATGCTCCCCCAAGCACCAGCACTGTGGATGATGACGGAAACCCCAG GCCTCATTCCCACTTGTTTTCCTGGGATTACAGTCAGCTCATCCTTCATCTGATTAAACTTCCTGCAGATTTtacaatgaaagagaaaatgactgACATCTGTAGGTCTCATGG TTTCTGGCCTGGATATCTTATTCTCTGTTTGGAgctggagagaagaagagaggccTTCACCAACATTGTGTATCTGAATGATATGAGCTTGATGGAAGGGGACAATG AGATACCCACAGCATGA